One Primulina eburnea isolate SZY01 chromosome 4, ASM2296580v1, whole genome shotgun sequence genomic window, GCTCAAGAATTCCAAGCACAATATCATTAACATAACAAAACCCGGAAGCCTCGCTCTTCTTCGCATGGTGAAGCCCGCCCGCCCAATTTATAGCAATATCCGCGTCCTGTCGATTAAGCTTCACGGCAGCGCCAATAGAACCGCCGGCTGATGCTTGGCAGAAGTTAAATAACCCGTCAAACACGGGGCAGTCCTCTCCCACATTAAAACGCTTGAGCTGACGGGAGTGGGTGTGATCGAGAAGCGTGTCAGGGGTGACGGAGGAGAGGAATTCGACGTAATCAGGAGAGTGGAAGCGTAGAATGTCGGCGGCGGCAGCGGGAAATGGGCGGCTGATTTCCATTCGTCGGTGGAGGGAGTAATGGACGATCAGGTTGTGGGCCATGCGTATGCGATGGGGTTTCATGGGGTGGCCTTGGCCATAGTAGTAATCGCCGATTGTTGGCTCGTAGAAGTACGACACTCGCCGCTTCCGGGCGTCGGGACCTGAAGCAGGCAGCGACGCGCCGCCGCCACCGGAGTTCACCATCTCTCTGGACTGTTTATGTTTTTTAGTTGCTAAGCAAGTTCCGACCTAGAGGAGGAATTTGTCACCATCTCTCATGCGGCAATGTTACGGGttttttaattcaataatagaaaaaataaataaattatcaaaatttacccatttttttttaaaaaaaaaccccgGCCCTGCTTTTAATTGTTAAAGGGGCCGAGGTTTCAAACCCAGCCCATTTAACAAATAAATCTAAGCGGGCCGTTATTCTAAACCTCAGCCCATTAGATTTGGTAtaacttgttatatatattttaatatatattgtttatttcgttatttatataaataataatactgaaaaatgaataataatcatatttatttatGGTTTATTTGAGATGTAGGGGAAATGGGGAATATTGTCCTAGTCATTCTTTCGTGGATAAATTGGTGCAtcgaattttcttttcttttctttttgtgTATGAAATTGGATAGAATTAtgctaatttaaaaaaaaaaaaaaacaaaaacaaaaaaactcgTGGCTTTATTTGAAACATAGGGGAATATTGTCCTAGTCATTCTTTCGTAGATAAATTCGCGCGTGGATATTTTTTTTGAGAAAATAGCGTTTTACATCCTATCTATCATTAATGATCTTTTACATTGTATTAATTCTTGAGATAGGATTTTTAGTagaaaatttgtaaaataacttctgtcaaatatttatttaaaaaaagatattctcaaatgtattttaaatatatatgaaGAGGTTATTtttctaattaaataattatctgaatttaaaaaataaaataccctaTTTTTAGTGATATTTGACTTATTTTTGTCTAAAAGTCCCACCTAAAGTCAATCTTCCAACACcgaatattcaaatatttaattagaCTACTAAGTCACCAAACTTCACCAGTATTACTTTTCCGCGTTGAATTCTTAATAATTTTGAAACTTCCTCCCAGCCTGGGACTATAAATACCTCATGAATTCTCTCCCTCTCTTTCTTGAAGCTGCCGCTACTGCCCTCGCCTTCTCTACTCTCTCTCCACTTTTCTCTCTCTTTGATCGCTGAATTGTTTCAGCTATGAATTCAAGCTCGGACAGTACGGAGAAAATCAAGTTTCTTTACAGTTACGGCGGCAAAATCGTCCCTCGCCCATCCGACGGCGTTCTCCGGTACATCGGCGGTTTCACTAGAGTTCTTTCCGTTGATCGTTCGATTACTTTTTTAGGTATTTTGTGCTTTGCGTCGTTTTTCTTACCCTCGTCTtgcgttgtttttttttttttttggaagaaGAATGTTGATTACTAAATTATTTGTTGACCTCTGTTCCTGAACAGATTTGATGGTGAAATTTGGTGAATCATGTGGATCCTCGATGATTTTGACGTGTAAGTTACCGAGTGAAGATTTGGACGTACTGATTTCAGTCAAATCGAATGAGGATCTGAGGAATGTGATCGAGGAGTATGATAGAGCTTCGCCGGAGATGAAAATCAGAGCCGTGCTTTTCCCGATCAAAACGGCGAAGAAAGTCTCTCCTCCGCCGTCACCTATGTCGTGTTTTGATTTTCCCTCACCTCCTAAACCTTGTAGAAAGAGAAGCCCCTCCGCCGTGACGTACTGCAATACAGCACCGCATGTAGCGGTTCACCGGTGTTGCTCACAGGCAATCCACCGCCGGGAATCATCGGCTGTTGGATGTCCTATTCCCGCCGGGCATCATCGGCGACACGAAGGGTTGAATCCAAGGAACGTACAAAATATCCGTCACCGGAATTATCCTCATTCGCATTACTATTATGAAGGATAGTCGTAGAAAAAGAACAAGATACAAAATACTTTCAAGATACCATAGCTAATATTTGGATTAAATAACACACGCGTGATGTGAATACCGAATTGCTCTGAGGAATTGATTTTATTCGTTGAATTCTGAggttgaatttgattttgttaTGAACGGCAAAACTCCGGGTTCCTACTCAAACATGGATTGCACCAACTGCTGAACGCATCCTGTTAGGGGGAACTGACACCGTTAGCTGCGTTTTTTGGCCTTACGCAGCTGAAAATTTATGAGCAGATATTCGCATCTCCCTTGTTTTTTTTTCAGATAAGATATTcccattttttgtttttgtggtgCAAGGACCGAGGGAATATTGTTAGTCAATACTTTGATTTGAGTATAtttcaatcttttttttttttcatgaatgatttaaataagatatttgtttcATAAAATATGATCCGTAAGATCATCTCATACGATTTttgttttatgatttatattATATGCTCGTTGTCGTTGATTAGTGCTATTTTCtttgatttattaagttttgaatttcttttttgtttttccCTGAACTTATAGAAGAGTTCAACCTTATTCTGTACGGAATCCGACAAGGACGCACGTACCAAATAAGGagagataataataatattattattaaaattgaaatattatcttTTGAACCGATCGAtctaaaaaaatgcaaaatattattctttcttgttttgcattgtttttataaatatatatcccACCTcagtttgcacaatatttggtgttgcgggcgtgccaggtgcgaagtgcaccgatttgtgtgaaaacgataaaatctaacttctaaaatcAAACGACGgtgaattctaaatttgatcgttggttctaatctcctaaaacatATGCGATGCCAAAATTAAGAAAACTATTGGAAAGTGACGGAAATAAACCCCTGACATGTTTTGCATTTACAAAAATGTAGGAATTCATCAAagacatgaaaaatataataatttgttGCTGAAATCTAAAATGAGAAGACGTAAATTGCTAGAAAACTTAAAAAAAAGTGCTTGAAGCAGAGAGCTTCTTTTTTGCAGATTTTTGTCTGTGTAGAGTTGTGTGTGTGTCTAGCCTTTCTTCTGCCGATCTCTTTTCTCCCCCTGGCTGTGCGTTCCACTCCACTCCCCCATGATCCATGTTCACGCTTTCTACGCCACGATCTTAACCTCCCACGTTCTTCTCTCCTTTAGCGCTCTTGACCAGATTTTGAATCGATTAAATCCATCCGTCACACTTAACGGGCCTATACAATTTAATTGGGCTTGTGATTAATGTGGGCTtcatgattaattatttttagcccaaacaatTGCCCCCCGCAAGCATTGGCCCGTGGGCCAAAATGCTTGTAAGGATCCAAGTTTAATTTGTCTATGCGGCCCGCGAGCACTTCTTAAAATGATTTTGTAGTGTCTTGGGCCTAGCCCAATTCTTGGTAGGCTTCTCACTATCGACTTTCCCCTCCCAGCTTCAAATCCAATTCAGATTCAAATCCAAAGCAGAAATTTTCGGCCCTCTTTCCTCTTCACGCGTTCCCGCTCTTCGCTCCCCTCTGCCATCGGGAGATCACCGCCCTTAAGCACTTCGATTTTTCTGTGCCGGCGTTCTGTCCGATTGCTCCGCTGCGGCGTTTCTCAGTCGCGTTCTTGCGCTCTGAAGCCCTCCCCGCTCGCTCCTCCGCCGTCGCTGTTGCTGCTTGAGGGTTTAACCATGGTTCAAGATTTCTCTCCGGCGAGTTCCTCCGAACCAAACGCGAAGGGTACCCTTTCTGCTCCAGCCAACATCTCGGCCTCCCCGCTCGCTGCGCTTGCTGATTCTGCCGCGATTGTTGAGGGCTTCCCAatggttctaggttcccttTCAGCGCCTCTCCGTGACTCTGGCACTGTGGATTCTCCAACGTCTCAAGTTCACGCCGCCGCTGCCACATTGCCCGTGGCGTTCGCCGGCTCCAATCCTGGTCCCAATCCATTCGCCGTTGTCTCTGGGTTATTTACAGGCGTACCTTCGCGTTTCGGCCAGCCTCCTTCCGCAAGAGCGAGTGTTCCTCTCGGCTCCGGTCAGAACTCAACGATGGCCATGGGTATTTCTTCATTCATTTTCTTGAATCATTACTCAGCGTTTCTTGATTCCTTGAATATTGCTTGTCGTCGCGATTGACTTACAATTCTCTTTActgttttgtattgattttgCATCTGAGAAAACAAATGATGGACACTGGGTTTATCTGTGTAACTGAGTTACCTCTTTGGACGTCAGGTTTCTGTGGGGAGTGATGGATTATTGTTAGACCATTCATTAGCcgttgttttgtatgtgtggtAAAGCGGCCATTATTTGGCCCTGTGTTGTACATCAGTGACAATTGATTTTTCTGAACATTTCTTGCTTTATGCAGTGGTTTTTGACCCCAAACAGTCCATTGACTCTAATTATGTCCCTGTTGCCACCCAAATTGAGGCCGCACACACCGGGTATGTGTGGTATTTGTTTACTAAATAGAATGTGAATTTGCTTTTGCTCACTCCCTTGTTGGTTTTCAGGTTGCCAGCTGCAACGTCATCCCCACCTCTGACTGCTCTCAATATGGTGACCCCATCTTCGATGGAAGTTGTCCCATCTGTCCCTGCTATTATTTCTGCTTCGATTATTACTTCGGTGATGGCCACTCCCTTGATTCCCTCTTCGAATGCATCTGGTATGCCCTTGGGTTGTGGTTTATTTGTTTGGTAGAGATGTTTGAAGTATCCACTCATTTCTTGTAGGTGCACCAGCTATTAATCCATTTGCATCCGAGCCAGGAGCTTTACACAAATCTGAAGTTGAAGCTAGGTATGAATTGCATCTTTCATGGTTATCTGTCTCCTTTGTGTATTGCAATGTTTCTAACTTATCTCTTGTTCCACTGTAGGAGCTCGACCTTTGCTTCTCTGGCTCTTGCTACTATTGGCCCTGTGCGGCATCCTACCTATCATGAGAATCAATTCCCTCCATCAGTCCATCAGTTGTTCTTTCCCCTGCCTTCACTACACTCGAGGGATTTGTTGCTCTCCAGACGTTTATTGCCCCACAGTGAGCCTTCCCAGTTCAAATCTTGGCCACGGGTTCCTGAGGGTTGGGTTGAGTGGATAGATCGTTTGACCCCTCATTTTGGGCAGCAGTGGCGCCATCAGGGCTTGTGGCCACTGGTTGTGACTTCCAAGATGAAAATAAACAAGCAATCCGTTTTATTTGATTGTCTTCTCCGGTTTTGGTCCCCTTCCAGCAATGTTTTCATCTTCCCCTTTGGCCCAATGTCTATAACTTTGTATGACATCTCTTTGTTCCTCGGGTTGCCTGTGGTTGGGCCTGACTCCCCCTATTTCATTGATGATCCCGCTGCCCCGACTTTAGCTCATACCCGTTACTGCTATCCCTCCTATCGGGCAGTGGTCAAGGAATGGTCCTCGCATACAGGTGTTCCTTCTGTGGTTGAACACGTCATGTTTCTATGGGTCTTGATTTGCCATTACATTTTCTGCCCTTCGTCCGGCAAGCCATCATCCGAATACCTGCCCCTTGCATGCTCCCTCAGCACCGGTAGAGTGTATAATTTGGCGGTGATGCTTCTAGGGTCCGTATACCGCAGTTTGAATCAGTGTGTTCGGCACGATCCTATTTCCAAGCTGGGGGGAGTATCATGGTTTCTGCAAATATGGGCCTTCTCTTATTTTCCTGGCGTGATGGACTTTCTTGCTGGCCCTCCTACCATGTTGCGCATTACTTCACTGATGGGGAGCCACCTTACTCTTTCCGCCTCTGATCTGATGGATTACTTGCAGCGGCTGAAGCTTGATACACTCAATCTTCCAGCACGACCGAGCGTTTCTTGCCTTACCCGGCCTTTCTGGGTTGGTGCTTTTCCGGACTTTAATGGTCGTTCTCCCGATGAGATTGCTGCTCTAATCTTGACTCGATATATCCATCCCAGATTATTGGTAGTTGATTGTTCTTCCACACGCCCGCCATATAATGACAAGTCGAGTTGGTCGTTCGAATTTTACAATCCTTCTTTATATGCGTACCAATTCTGGCTCTCACCGGCAGTTCCTCACACCTCGCTATCTTTCCCGGTGGATTTGACTCATATTGTCTCAGAGATCGCCTCTAGGAGACTTTCCAAGGCAACCGTACAGCTCCTATCCACTTTATCCGGGAGGTTTCTCAGCCCGATGGTGCCACTTGACCGAAAGATGGCCGAGTCATTTGCTATTTGGTGGAAGTCACGCTATCTAGACCTCATTCCATCAGTAATTCGACACCCTGGTATGGTCTGGTATCCTTCTTTATGTTTACATAACGCTTTGTTGTCGATATCTGTTATTCCAGCATTGTTTCTGTGATTTCTTGTAGATGCTCGCAAGCGAGATGTGGCTCCGAGTGAAGACAGTCCTGTGTCTGTCAAGCTCCCAAAAATGGATACTCAAGGGAGTTTGAAACTCAAACAGGAGCAGGTCACAGTGCCTCCGAAATCTCAATCCTTGAAGACTAAAGCCGCTCCTAAAGCTGCTCCGACAGGAAATATCACTCGTAGGCTCCAGACGGTGGGTCGGCGATATCATACTCGCCATTCAACTAAACTGGTTTCTGGCCCTAGCAACACCGTTGATGACCCCATCATCCTTGGTGAAGATGATCCACCTCTTGTCTCTGAGCGACCGAGCCCCAAGAATTCTAGCCCCGAGGTTTCAGACATTAATGAAGCTTTTGACACTGACTTCAGTCCAGCCACATCTGAACAGAGAGTCCTTCAAGCTGGAATATCTGGTGTTAAATTTGATACCAATCCTGATGTTTCTGAGGAAAGAGCCACTGATAACCCTTCTATCTTGAGGGACTTCCCCTCTACTGCTGGATTCAGTCCAAATTCTCCCAATTCATTGCCCGTTGCGGTCACCCTTTCTATGGTaatttctctcaacttttctcTTCGTTTTGAATACCTCCGTGTATTTGCTATGCTCAACCTTGACTTTGTTTATTTGACAGGATTTGACATCTCGGAGGGCTCGACTCAAGCTTATAGGGGAACCCGAGATCCAGGTTGATTTGAGCTTCTCGGACGATATCTCATCAATGCCTTCCAATCTTGAAAGGTGTACACCGTCTGTGGAAGCGCTCGCTCATGCAAAGATGGCCATTCGAAATTTCCTTGGCCTTGGCTTGCATCAACTTGGGGAGTCCCAACGACTAGCTATGCTGTCATCTGTCTCTATTCTCAAGACTTCCTCGGAATTCGCCACTTCAGAGTTTGGTATACTTGACGATCTTCCTACTATATTCTCTAAGTCAGACGCTGCCTTTGCTACTAGTTCGGATATGATATCCCAACGCACGTCATTCCAGAGTAAGCGCGAAAAGAAGGAAGAGTTGGACAAGCATGATAAGGTGGTCCGTGAGCAAATCGCCGCAGTGACAGCTAGTTATGATGTGGAAGAAGCTGAAGTCAAGCGATTGGAAGAGGAGATTCACAGGCGCAGAGCTAGGATGGTCACTTTGTTGGACGAGGCAGAAAATTTGGAAGCAGCTCTGTTAGAAACAAGGAAAAACTCGCATACCATCGGCCATCAACTTTTCGGCCTCAAGAATGATTATCACATGTGGACCAGTAGACTTCACGAGGCCGAGATTACCCAGTCCGAGTGTCTGGCCAAGTGGGAGCAGCTCCGCACTTTATTTCCATGACTCCTCATTTGTTCAGTTTCTTAGTATGCAATGAATGTGAGCGATTGTCGTGTTCAGGGCAACTTGTTTTGAGGACACTTTACGAACACACTCTTGCTTTTGGGCTTTTATATTCCTATATCTCTTCTTTTGCTGGTTCATTCTTTTCGTGCACATTGGCATGTTTATTTTCAGCAGGTAGCATGGATTGGCCATGGGTTGGCCTTAATTTTCTGGTGTATTCGATACCTAAACCTTGGTGTCGTTTGGGGCTCTTTGAAACACCGGTAAGTCTTGCCCTTACATGCTCTTATGTGCTCTTATGTGCTCTTATGTGCTCCTATGTGCTGCATCCACTCAAGACGATTCCCTCGCCCCTAACATTATGcattgcacttcagtcggatccctttcccgcatacacgtatatgcatttgcacttcagtcggacccctttcccgcatacacgtatatgcatttgcacttcagtcggacccctttcccgcatacacgtatatgcatttgcacttcagttggacccctttcccgcatacacgtatttgcacttcagttggacccctttcccgcatacacgtttaCTTACTGTTCTTGCATGCGGTGGCTCCGCTTCTTATCTATTGATTGTTGGTTTGGTGACGGTGGATTTGTACGGGGTGTTATGTATTGGAAGGAGTTCACATTCGTTCTTAATCAACTTAACACAACTCACTTCAATAGCTTCAAATCAAAACCATAGGTTGACTTAAAACTCCCCACTCAAGATTATTCTCTCCCTTGATCCATTATCCATACACAATGAATCCAATATGATGAAAGTGGCCTATTGGCCGACTTTTATTAAT contains:
- the LOC140829976 gene encoding uncharacterized protein; this encodes MNSSSDSTEKIKFLYSYGGKIVPRPSDGVLRYIGGFTRVLSVDRSITFLDLMVKFGESCGSSMILTCKLPSEDLDVLISVKSNEDLRNVIEEYDRASPEMKIRAVLFPIKTAKKVSPPPSPMSCFDFPSPPKPCRKRSPSAVTYCNTAPHVAVHRCCSQAIHRRESSAVGCPIPAGHHRRHEGLNPRNVQNIRHRNYPHSHYYYEG
- the LOC140829364 gene encoding uncharacterized protein produces the protein MVTPSSMEVVPSVPAIISASIITSVMATPLIPSSNASGAPAINPFASEPGALHKSEVEARSSTFASLALATIGPVRHPTYHENQFPPSVHQLFFPLPSLHSRDLLLSRRLLPHSEPSQFKSWPRVPEGWVEWIDRLTPHFGQQWRHQGLWPLVVTSKMKINKQSVLFDCLLRFWSPSSNVFIFPFGPMSITLYDISLFLGLPVVGPDSPYFIDDPAAPTLAHTRYCYPSYRAVVKEWSSHTGVPSVVEHVMFLWVLICHYIFCPSSGKPSSEYLPLACSLSTGRVYNLAVMLLGSVYRSLNQCVRHDPISKLGGVSWFLQIWAFSYFPGVMDFLAGPPTMLRITSLMGSHLTLSASDLMDYLQRLKLDTLNLPARPSVSCLTRPFWVGAFPDFNGRSPDEIAALILTRYIHPRLLVVDCSSTRPPYNDKSSWSFEFYNPSLYAYQFWLSPAVPHTSLSFPVDLTHIVSEIASRRLSKATVQLLSTLSGRFLSPMVPLDRKMAESFAIWWKSRYLDLIPSVIRHPDARKRDVAPSEDSPVSVKLPKMDTQGSLKLKQEQVTVPPKSQSLKTKAAPKAAPTGNITRRLQTVGRRYHTRHSTKLVSGPSNTVDDPIILGEDDPPLVSERPSPKNSSPEVSDINEAFDTDFSPATSEQRVLQAGISGVKFDTNPDVSEERATDNPSILRDFPSTAGFSPNSPNSLPVAVTLSMDLTSRRARLKLIGEPEIQVDLSFSDDISSMPSNLERCTPSVEALAHAKMAIRNFLGLGLHQLGESQRLAMLSSVSILKTSSEFATSEFGILDDLPTIFSKSDAAFATSSDMISQRTSFQSKREKKEELDKHDKVVREQIAAVTASYDVEEAEVKRLEEEIHRRRARMVTLLDEAENLEAALLETRKNSHTIGHQLFGLKNDYHMWTSRLHEAEITQSECLAKWEQLRTLFP